One Erythrobacter sp. SDW2 genomic region harbors:
- a CDS encoding wax ester/triacylglycerol synthase family O-acyltransferase: protein MDASFVALESPTSPMHIGSILIYNPETAPGGFVRFKDILSFFASRMQLSRTIRQRMVRVPFDLDYPYWIEDPDFDLEYHVRHIALPKPGDWRQLCIQAARIFARPLDLHKPPWEFTVVEGLDNIPGVMPGSFAMVTKVHHAAIDGMSGIDLMEAMHTLDPHAPPPNAPDEWKPERIPSAAELLGKAYIGAIANPVKQIEVAAKAAPGLAKAIKGLLAQDFKLSSDMVAPRTRFNRKVSAHRVVEGRSVPLADIKAIRALDPGCKVNDVFLAIIGGALRKYLLAKDDLPKATLTAMAPISVRGKDEKGDMGNQVAAMIAPLGTHIEDPVERLRYVHSKTTNSKAMTDAMGARNMTEISKVSPALYMSLGAQLYTRLGLANRGVGPPFSTVVTNVPGPPVPIYSTGARLESMMGLLCLNDGLGLGHVVQSYCAEATISFTACRELLPDPEFYVQCIEDSFNELLAAAKALDAASAPKAAAPKAAVKPVAKAAPKPPPKPAVKKPPTRKARAAKVPASKALTKLKTTTKPATAKKAASPRRKPSGSKGNTKP from the coding sequence ATGGACGCGTCGTTCGTGGCGTTGGAAAGCCCGACCTCGCCGATGCATATCGGCTCGATCCTGATCTACAATCCGGAAACGGCGCCGGGCGGGTTCGTCCGTTTCAAGGATATCCTGAGCTTCTTCGCCAGCCGCATGCAACTTAGCCGGACGATCCGCCAGCGCATGGTGCGCGTACCGTTCGACCTCGACTACCCCTACTGGATCGAGGACCCCGACTTCGACCTCGAGTACCACGTCCGCCATATCGCCCTGCCCAAGCCGGGCGACTGGCGGCAGCTCTGCATCCAGGCGGCACGCATCTTCGCCCGCCCGCTCGACCTCCACAAGCCGCCGTGGGAATTCACCGTGGTCGAGGGGCTGGACAATATTCCCGGCGTGATGCCCGGCAGCTTTGCCATGGTGACCAAGGTCCACCATGCCGCCATCGACGGGATGAGCGGGATCGACCTGATGGAGGCGATGCACACGCTCGACCCCCATGCCCCGCCGCCCAACGCGCCCGACGAGTGGAAGCCCGAGCGCATCCCGAGCGCCGCCGAGTTGCTCGGCAAGGCCTATATCGGCGCCATCGCCAATCCGGTGAAGCAGATCGAGGTCGCTGCCAAGGCTGCGCCGGGTCTGGCCAAGGCGATCAAGGGTCTGCTGGCGCAGGACTTCAAGCTGTCGAGCGACATGGTCGCCCCGCGCACCCGCTTCAACCGCAAGGTTTCCGCCCACCGCGTGGTCGAGGGGCGCAGCGTGCCGCTGGCCGACATCAAGGCGATCCGCGCGCTCGATCCGGGCTGCAAGGTCAACGACGTGTTCCTCGCCATCATCGGCGGGGCGCTGCGCAAGTATCTGCTGGCAAAGGACGATCTGCCCAAGGCGACGCTGACGGCGATGGCCCCAATCTCGGTCCGCGGCAAGGACGAGAAAGGCGACATGGGCAACCAGGTGGCGGCCATGATCGCCCCGCTCGGCACCCATATCGAAGACCCGGTCGAACGCCTCCGTTACGTCCATTCCAAGACCACCAATTCCAAGGCCATGACCGACGCGATGGGCGCGCGGAACATGACCGAGATCAGCAAGGTCTCACCCGCGCTCTACATGTCGCTGGGCGCGCAGCTCTATACCCGCCTCGGCCTCGCCAACCGCGGTGTAGGGCCGCCCTTCTCGACCGTGGTCACCAATGTCCCCGGCCCCCCGGTGCCGATCTACTCCACCGGGGCGCGGCTCGAGAGCATGATGGGGCTGCTGTGCCTCAACGACGGGCTCGGTCTCGGCCATGTGGTGCAGAGCTATTGCGCCGAAGCGACCATCAGTTTCACGGCCTGCCGGGAACTCCTGCCCGATCCGGAGTTCTATGTTCAGTGCATCGAGGACAGCTTCAACGAATTGCTGGCTGCGGCCAAGGCATTGGACGCAGCGTCAGCGCCCAAGGCGGCCGCACCCAAGGCGGCGGTCAAGCCCGTGGCCAAGGCGGCCCCGAAACCGCCCCCGAAGCCTGCTGTAAAGAAACCTCCGACGCGCAAGGCCAGGGCGGCCAAGGTGCCGGCCTCCAAAGCGCTGACCAAGCTCAAGACCACCACAAAACCGGCGACCGCCAAGAAGGCGGCGTCGCCTCGCAGGAAGCCCTCGGGTAGCAAAGGGAACACCAAGCCATGA
- a CDS encoding response regulator transcription factor: MKILIVDDEPSIIEALRPILGAKGHDVFAAHDGKSALECVASHAIDLVLLDLGLPDVDGGDLIAPIKSTADASILVLSARHLESDKVRALDEGADDYVDKPFGTDELLARIRVIERRRAAERGAAPRRLVSDLLTFDVERRELVLMGEPVHLSPKEFALFEVLARNAGQVVTQRRLMIAGWDSTTVDSQYLRSYIALLRDKLEADPSDPELLLTEPGVGYRLALSLSAEV, translated from the coding sequence ATGAAGATACTCATTGTCGACGACGAGCCTTCGATTATCGAGGCGTTGCGGCCGATCCTGGGGGCCAAGGGTCACGATGTGTTTGCCGCCCACGATGGCAAGTCAGCCCTTGAGTGCGTGGCATCTCATGCGATCGACCTAGTCCTGCTTGATCTCGGGCTGCCCGATGTCGACGGCGGTGACCTGATTGCTCCGATCAAGTCGACCGCGGATGCGAGCATCCTTGTCCTCTCGGCTCGGCACCTTGAAAGCGACAAGGTCCGCGCGCTCGACGAAGGAGCGGACGATTACGTCGACAAGCCGTTCGGGACAGACGAGCTACTGGCCAGGATCCGAGTCATCGAAAGACGCCGCGCGGCAGAAAGGGGAGCGGCCCCAAGACGTTTGGTTTCAGACCTGCTGACCTTCGATGTCGAACGGCGCGAACTGGTCCTGATGGGAGAGCCCGTGCATCTTTCGCCCAAGGAGTTTGCTTTGTTCGAAGTACTGGCTCGCAACGCCGGGCAAGTCGTCACCCAGCGGCGACTAATGATCGCGGGTTGGGACAGCACCACCGTCGATAGCCAGTATCTGCGAAGTTATATCGCGTTGTTACGGGACAAGCTTGAGGCCGACCCTTCCGATCCCGAACTGCTGTTGACCGAACCCGGTGTCGGCTACCGGCTAGCACTAAGCCTTTCTGCTGAGGTATGA
- a CDS encoding ATP-binding protein — protein MTNKSIAGLAFDVGVFLAATSATWLAQHLERPITAVLAYLTGVIMIAVYSGLARAMVAAVCASIVYNFFLSEPVFQFGITTADETVPLIAFNVSALVAGFLVGRLRDFANDALAARQETQFLLAVSDHLQKAIRVEEVEDAIRKILPAQGLEDVKVFIAHQNAFVRPANGEVELNPLQPLLEDTARIIGSRRWRICELQGARGSLGMAKFQLADFDPVVAKPERLQSLAALIGVAVERCLLLDEVAEARTAARSEELKDAILSSVSHDLRTPITVIETAAGALASRDVVLKPVERDAMFASILEQCRRLDRYTSQLLDVGRIQAGISKLRTETVDVAEIAQLAIRHAKTARPDLAVEREFPDERQFVLANAGMLEHALFNLLDNAAKFGARDSAVKVVIKREGEQVAIAVVDRGPGIPEVEQDKIFDRFHMGQRDGKGASVGLGLFIAKGFVEAANGRITVTSPVHEGRGTCIAVRLPVFESPEEKAVPQ, from the coding sequence GTGACCAATAAGAGCATTGCCGGACTAGCTTTCGATGTCGGGGTATTCCTGGCAGCAACTTCCGCAACATGGCTGGCGCAACACCTCGAACGTCCCATTACGGCCGTGCTGGCTTATCTCACCGGCGTGATCATGATCGCCGTCTATTCTGGTCTCGCACGAGCTATGGTCGCTGCAGTTTGCGCCTCAATAGTCTATAATTTCTTCCTCAGTGAGCCAGTTTTCCAGTTCGGCATCACCACTGCTGACGAGACTGTCCCCCTCATTGCCTTCAACGTCAGCGCGCTCGTCGCTGGCTTTCTTGTCGGTCGGTTGCGCGACTTTGCCAATGACGCCCTCGCCGCTCGTCAGGAAACCCAATTCCTTCTCGCAGTCAGCGACCACCTTCAAAAAGCCATAAGGGTCGAGGAAGTCGAAGATGCCATCCGGAAAATCCTGCCCGCACAGGGCCTCGAAGACGTGAAGGTGTTCATCGCGCACCAAAATGCCTTTGTCAGGCCGGCGAATGGCGAAGTCGAGCTCAACCCCCTACAGCCTCTGCTGGAGGATACGGCCCGGATAATCGGCAGCCGTCGCTGGAGGATATGCGAGTTGCAGGGAGCGAGAGGTTCGCTGGGTATGGCCAAATTCCAGTTGGCCGACTTCGATCCGGTCGTGGCTAAGCCCGAACGCCTGCAATCGCTCGCTGCGTTGATCGGTGTCGCAGTTGAACGCTGCTTGTTGCTGGATGAAGTTGCCGAGGCCAGGACTGCTGCGCGCAGCGAGGAACTGAAGGATGCAATCCTGTCATCTGTCTCGCATGACCTGCGAACGCCGATAACCGTGATCGAAACTGCAGCAGGCGCGCTGGCCTCGCGGGATGTAGTACTGAAACCGGTAGAACGCGATGCGATGTTCGCATCCATTCTTGAACAATGCCGCCGGCTCGATCGCTATACCAGTCAGTTGTTGGATGTCGGCCGGATCCAGGCCGGAATTTCCAAGCTCAGGACCGAGACGGTCGATGTAGCCGAAATTGCCCAGCTGGCCATTCGCCATGCCAAAACCGCCCGACCCGATTTGGCCGTCGAGCGTGAATTCCCCGACGAACGCCAGTTCGTTCTCGCCAATGCCGGTATGCTGGAACATGCTTTGTTCAACTTGCTCGACAATGCAGCCAAGTTCGGTGCGCGCGATTCAGCCGTCAAAGTGGTGATCAAGCGCGAAGGTGAGCAAGTAGCCATCGCTGTTGTGGATCGGGGGCCGGGCATTCCCGAGGTCGAGCAAGACAAGATTTTCGACCGTTTCCACATGGGCCAGCGTGACGGGAAAGGGGCCAGCGTGGGGCTTGGCCTGTTCATCGCCAAGGGTTTTGTCGAGGCTGCGAACGGACGGATCACCGTCACCTCGCCGGTCCACGAGGGACGCGGCACCTGTATCGCAGTGCGATTGCCGGTATTTGAGTCGCCAGAAGAGAAGGCCGTGCCACAATGA
- a CDS encoding universal stress protein, producing the protein MKSITVHAHDDAGFDSRLQVALDLARAFGGHVTFVYPMPIDAGMPADFYGATFASMGPVWREAAERLRGKTEADLANEDVPWNWIEGAGMTSSVLLRHSALSDLIVVGASEPQFAARRPSEAVGDLALHARCPVLVVPEGQEGIDPDAPVLVAWDGSPEASRALRLAVPLLARAAKVTLACVKERVDGEDDYDLPPLKGAEYLSRHGIESELVELPREGRRVAEVLRDAAARRHAGTIVMGAYGHMRLAERIFGGATRDMLTEVKVPLFMAH; encoded by the coding sequence ATGAAAAGCATTACTGTTCACGCTCACGATGACGCCGGTTTCGACTCCCGCCTGCAGGTCGCGCTCGACCTGGCGCGGGCGTTCGGGGGGCATGTCACGTTTGTCTATCCGATGCCGATCGATGCCGGGATGCCGGCCGATTTCTACGGCGCGACCTTTGCCTCGATGGGCCCGGTGTGGCGCGAGGCGGCAGAGCGGCTGCGAGGAAAGACCGAGGCCGATCTCGCCAACGAGGACGTGCCCTGGAACTGGATCGAAGGGGCGGGGATGACATCCAGCGTGCTGCTGCGGCATTCGGCGCTCAGCGACCTGATCGTGGTCGGCGCGAGCGAGCCGCAGTTTGCCGCGCGCAGACCGTCGGAGGCCGTCGGCGACCTTGCGCTGCACGCGCGCTGCCCCGTGCTGGTGGTGCCGGAAGGGCAGGAGGGCATCGATCCGGATGCGCCCGTGCTGGTCGCGTGGGACGGTTCGCCGGAGGCATCGCGCGCGCTGCGGCTGGCGGTGCCGTTGCTGGCGCGCGCCGCCAAGGTCACGCTCGCCTGCGTCAAGGAGCGCGTTGACGGCGAGGATGACTATGACCTGCCGCCGCTGAAGGGCGCGGAATACCTCTCGCGCCATGGCATCGAAAGCGAGCTGGTGGAGCTTCCACGCGAAGGACGGCGCGTGGCCGAGGTGCTGCGCGATGCCGCCGCCCGGCGCCATGCCGGCACGATCGTGATGGGTGCATACGGCCACATGCGCCTCGCCGAACGCATCTTCGGCGGTGCCACCCGCGATATGTTGACCGAGGTCAAGGTGCCGCTGTTCATGGCGCATTAG
- a CDS encoding triacylglycerol lipase, protein MTAATMTLDGDASMARPPHKLLTLAEPGRALSELAAFYALRPLLGQLPKGDGHGVLVLPGFMASDGSTAPLRSLLDDLGYRTAGWGLGRNVRVDNARIDAMANCVEELHDASGGKVSIVGWSLGGVFARELAKLMPEKVRFVISLGSPISDDRNHTNARRLFEFLNGKEPEPMQGGRFLDLGKAPPVPTTSILTKTDGVVHWRGSVQADDHPHCENIEVHASHCGMGVNPLVAYAVADRLAQADGAWKPFAPRGLASLAFPKGKLN, encoded by the coding sequence ATGACCGCAGCCACCATGACTCTGGACGGAGACGCCTCTATGGCTCGCCCCCCGCACAAGCTCCTGACCCTGGCCGAACCCGGCCGGGCGCTGAGCGAACTCGCAGCCTTCTACGCACTGCGCCCGCTGCTCGGCCAATTGCCCAAGGGCGACGGCCACGGGGTGCTGGTGCTGCCCGGCTTCATGGCCTCGGACGGGTCGACCGCGCCGCTGCGCTCGCTCCTCGACGATCTCGGCTATCGGACAGCCGGATGGGGCCTCGGCCGTAATGTGCGGGTCGATAACGCCCGCATCGACGCCATGGCCAACTGCGTCGAGGAACTGCACGATGCGTCTGGCGGCAAGGTCTCGATCGTCGGCTGGTCGCTGGGCGGCGTATTCGCGCGCGAACTGGCCAAGCTCATGCCCGAGAAGGTCCGCTTCGTGATCAGTCTCGGCAGCCCGATTTCAGACGATCGCAACCACACCAACGCCCGCCGCCTGTTCGAATTTCTCAACGGCAAGGAGCCCGAGCCGATGCAGGGAGGGAGGTTCCTGGACCTGGGCAAGGCTCCACCGGTACCGACCACCTCGATCCTGACCAAGACCGACGGCGTGGTTCACTGGCGCGGCTCGGTGCAGGCCGACGACCACCCGCACTGCGAGAACATCGAGGTGCACGCCAGCCATTGCGGTATGGGGGTCAATCCCCTGGTCGCTTACGCCGTGGCCGACCGACTGGCGCAGGCCGATGGCGCTTGGAAACCCTTCGCGCCGCGCGGACTGGCCTCCCTCGCCTTCCCGAAGGGCAAACTGAACTAG
- a CDS encoding carotenoid oxygenase family protein, translating to MHITRQPPLRYTLEPSNHPYLSGAWTPLHEEVDVAELEVLEGAIPADIDGIYLRNTENQVHQPLGRHHPFDGDAMIHQLSISGGKASYRNRFVRTHCFEEEQIAGRSLWGGLMDPVGTSLRPGFGAHGGLKDTGSTDIIVHAGVAYATLYQCGEAWMLDPETLETLGKAPWGPLDGISAHPKVDEGTGELMFFNYSKHAPYMHYGVVDRAGKLVHYVPVPLPGPRLPHDMAVTPNWSILNDMPLFWDEDLLERSIHAARLHEGLPTRFALIPRHGLPDEIRWFEAEPTFVLHWTNAWEEGDDVVLEGYHQSNPMPQPLEEFGHYAHMMAYVDEHSFGCRLHRWRFNLRTGETREERLTDRIVEFGTINQRYAMLPSRYVWSTTSKPGWFLFNGYVRHDTLTGEEQVYRLPEGVYASESPMVPRHGGTDEDDGWLVTFLIDENTGTSQAAILDASDITKGPICRLALPHKLCSGTHSTWVERSQLEAEKAWRRARMAA from the coding sequence ATGCACATCACCCGCCAGCCGCCGCTGCGCTATACGCTCGAACCTTCCAACCACCCCTATCTCTCGGGCGCGTGGACACCGCTCCACGAGGAAGTCGACGTTGCCGAGCTGGAGGTGCTCGAAGGCGCGATTCCCGCCGACATCGACGGCATCTATCTGCGCAATACCGAGAATCAGGTGCATCAGCCATTGGGCCGGCATCATCCGTTCGATGGCGATGCGATGATCCACCAGCTCAGCATCAGCGGTGGGAAGGCGAGCTATCGCAACCGCTTCGTGCGCACCCATTGCTTCGAGGAGGAGCAGATCGCCGGGCGCAGCCTGTGGGGCGGGTTGATGGACCCGGTTGGCACTTCGCTGCGCCCCGGCTTCGGCGCGCATGGGGGGCTGAAGGATACCGGCAGCACCGACATCATCGTCCACGCCGGGGTAGCCTATGCCACGCTCTACCAGTGCGGCGAGGCGTGGATGCTCGATCCCGAAACGCTGGAGACCCTCGGCAAGGCGCCGTGGGGGCCGCTGGACGGCATCTCCGCCCATCCCAAGGTGGACGAGGGCACGGGCGAGCTGATGTTCTTCAACTATTCCAAGCACGCGCCCTACATGCATTACGGCGTGGTCGACCGCGCGGGCAAGCTGGTGCACTATGTCCCCGTGCCGCTCCCCGGCCCGCGCTTGCCGCATGACATGGCGGTGACGCCGAACTGGTCGATCCTCAATGACATGCCGCTGTTCTGGGACGAGGACCTGCTGGAGCGGAGCATCCACGCTGCGCGGCTGCACGAGGGGCTGCCGACCCGCTTCGCGCTGATCCCGCGGCATGGCCTGCCGGACGAGATCCGCTGGTTCGAGGCCGAGCCCACCTTCGTGCTGCACTGGACCAATGCGTGGGAAGAGGGCGACGACGTGGTGCTGGAGGGCTATCACCAGTCCAACCCCATGCCCCAGCCGCTGGAGGAGTTCGGTCACTACGCCCATATGATGGCCTATGTCGACGAGCACAGCTTCGGCTGCCGCCTGCACCGCTGGCGCTTCAACCTCAGGACCGGTGAGACCCGCGAGGAGCGCCTGACCGACCGCATCGTCGAATTCGGCACGATCAACCAGCGCTATGCCATGCTGCCGAGCCGCTATGTCTGGTCGACGACCAGCAAGCCGGGCTGGTTCCTGTTCAACGGCTATGTCCGCCACGACACGCTGACGGGCGAGGAGCAGGTCTATCGGTTGCCCGAGGGCGTATATGCCAGCGAAAGCCCGATGGTGCCGAGACACGGGGGTACTGATGAGGATGACGGCTGGTTGGTGACCTTTCTGATCGACGAGAACACCGGCACTTCGCAGGCCGCGATCCTCGACGCTTCGGACATCACCAAGGGTCCGATCTGCCGCCTCGCCCTGCCCCACAAGCTGTGCAGCGGCACCCATTCGACCTGGGTCGAGCGCAGCCAGCTGGAGGCGGAAAAGGCCTGGCGGCGCGCGCGGATGGCGGCCTGA
- the pal gene encoding peptidoglycan-associated lipoprotein Pal, with amino-acid sequence MPRLLTLALVIPISLSMAACGKKKIDQLPPPPGGTAAETTTGAPSTIPGSQADFLQQMAGKDVIYFDTDRYNIDSADAEALQRQAQWLLRYPGKRATIEGHCDERGTREYNLALGERRANAAKNYLVSLGVDPSRLSVVSYGKERPVALGSTESAWAQNRRAVTITIE; translated from the coding sequence ATGCCACGCCTCCTGACCCTCGCGCTTGTTATCCCCATCAGCCTGTCCATGGCTGCGTGCGGCAAGAAGAAGATAGACCAGCTACCGCCGCCTCCCGGCGGAACTGCGGCCGAGACAACCACTGGGGCGCCGTCCACAATCCCCGGAAGCCAGGCCGATTTTCTCCAGCAGATGGCCGGCAAGGATGTGATCTACTTCGACACCGACCGCTACAACATCGACTCGGCCGATGCCGAGGCCTTGCAGCGTCAGGCGCAGTGGTTGCTGCGCTATCCGGGCAAGCGAGCCACCATTGAAGGGCACTGCGACGAGCGGGGCACGCGCGAATACAATCTTGCCTTGGGTGAACGCCGTGCCAACGCAGCCAAGAACTACCTTGTCTCGCTGGGCGTAGATCCCTCGCGGTTATCGGTCGTCAGCTACGGGAAGGAGCGCCCGGTCGCGCTCGGCAGCACCGAATCAGCATGGGCCCAGAACCGCCGCGCGGTGACTATCACAATCGAATAA
- the uvrC gene encoding excinuclease ABC subunit UvrC, which translates to MARTPAGTPHDPRGAERFNEERAAYTVASAQPDLKAGVEAIRETVKTLKPRPGVYRMIDARGDVLYVGKARSLKARVANYTQVQQLSGRLQRMVSQCRSMEIVVTNSEAEALLLEAQLIKRFRPPFNVLLRDDKSFPFILLRAEHDFPRIMKHRGARRAKGNYYGPFASAGSVNTTINALQKLFLLRSCTDSFFSNRDRPCLLYQIKRCSAPCVGRIDKDGYAALVQEAKDFLGGKSSQVQQGLEKQMARAAAELDFETAAILRDRLRAATFIQGSQAINAQGVGDADVFALANKNGVIGIQSFFIRGGQNWGHRAFFPSHTREIEDDEVLADVILQFYEEVPPPPTVLVDRALPESELIEAALSELAGRKVRLSIPERGDRRRLMQQAQRNAVEALERRLAETGTKARLNRELAEFLELGEPPERIEIYDNSHIQGAKAVGAMVVAGPEGFLKNQYRKFNIREAQSNDDFAMMREVMQRRFRKLAEEGEDGDPPPAPPASGRGARLAEPQGEASRSGVGKGTHHDTWPDLVLIDGGKGQMSAVRDTLEEMGIENVPLIAIAKGPDHGREGREVFHFPDGREKTLPVNSPLLFHLQRLRDEVHRYAIGAHRDKRSRAITASPLDEIPGIGPARKRALLLHFGTASKVRAAALEDLQRAPGVSDAVARKVYDFYHAGG; encoded by the coding sequence ATGGCCCGAACACCTGCTGGCACTCCCCACGACCCACGCGGTGCCGAGCGCTTCAACGAGGAGCGTGCGGCCTATACCGTCGCGTCTGCGCAGCCGGACCTGAAGGCGGGCGTCGAGGCGATCCGCGAGACGGTGAAGACGCTGAAGCCGCGCCCCGGCGTCTATCGCATGATCGATGCCAGAGGAGACGTGCTCTATGTCGGCAAGGCCCGCAGCCTGAAGGCACGGGTGGCGAACTACACGCAGGTGCAGCAGCTCTCCGGCCGGCTCCAGCGCATGGTCAGCCAGTGCCGCAGCATGGAAATCGTCGTCACCAATTCGGAGGCCGAGGCGCTGCTGCTCGAAGCGCAGCTGATCAAGCGGTTCCGCCCGCCGTTCAACGTGCTGCTGCGCGACGACAAGAGCTTCCCTTTCATCCTGTTGCGGGCGGAGCATGACTTCCCGCGCATCATGAAGCATCGCGGCGCGCGGCGGGCGAAGGGCAACTACTACGGGCCGTTTGCGAGTGCGGGCAGCGTCAACACCACCATCAACGCGCTGCAGAAGCTGTTCCTGCTAAGGTCCTGCACGGACAGCTTCTTCTCCAACCGCGACCGGCCGTGCCTGCTCTACCAGATCAAGCGTTGCAGCGCACCCTGCGTCGGGCGGATCGACAAGGACGGCTATGCCGCGCTGGTGCAGGAGGCGAAGGACTTTCTCGGCGGCAAGTCGAGCCAGGTGCAGCAGGGCCTCGAGAAGCAGATGGCCAGGGCGGCGGCGGAGCTCGACTTCGAGACTGCCGCCATCCTGCGCGACCGGCTGCGCGCCGCGACCTTCATCCAGGGCAGCCAGGCGATCAACGCGCAAGGGGTGGGCGATGCCGACGTCTTCGCACTCGCCAACAAGAACGGGGTGATCGGCATCCAGAGCTTCTTCATCCGCGGCGGGCAGAACTGGGGCCACCGCGCCTTCTTCCCGAGCCACACGCGCGAGATCGAGGACGACGAGGTGCTCGCCGACGTGATCCTGCAGTTCTACGAGGAAGTGCCCCCTCCGCCGACCGTGCTGGTCGACCGCGCGCTGCCAGAAAGCGAGCTGATCGAGGCGGCGCTGAGCGAGCTGGCAGGGCGCAAGGTGCGCCTCTCGATCCCCGAGCGCGGCGACCGGCGGCGACTGATGCAGCAGGCCCAGCGCAATGCGGTGGAGGCGCTGGAGCGGCGGCTGGCGGAGACCGGCACCAAGGCCAGGCTCAACCGCGAACTGGCCGAATTCCTCGAACTGGGCGAACCGCCCGAACGGATCGAGATCTACGACAACAGCCATATCCAGGGTGCCAAGGCGGTCGGCGCGATGGTGGTCGCGGGGCCGGAGGGTTTCCTCAAGAACCAGTACCGCAAGTTCAACATCCGCGAGGCCCAGTCGAACGACGATTTCGCCATGATGCGCGAGGTGATGCAGCGCCGCTTCCGCAAGCTGGCCGAGGAGGGTGAGGATGGAGACCCACCCCCAGCCCCTCCCGCAAGCGGGAGGGGAGCGAGACTTGCCGAGCCGCAAGGCGAGGCTAGTCGCAGCGGGGTGGGCAAGGGCACCCACCATGACACCTGGCCCGACCTCGTCCTGATCGACGGCGGCAAGGGCCAGATGAGTGCGGTGCGCGACACGCTGGAGGAAATGGGGATCGAGAATGTCCCGCTAATCGCAATCGCCAAGGGTCCCGACCACGGCCGCGAGGGGCGCGAAGTGTTCCATTTTCCCGACGGGCGCGAGAAGACGCTGCCGGTCAATTCGCCGCTGCTGTTCCACTTGCAGCGCCTGCGCGACGAGGTCCACCGCTATGCCATCGGCGCCCACCGCGACAAACGCAGCCGCGCCATCACCGCCTCACCGCTGGACGAGATCCCCGGCATCGGCCCGGCCCGCAAGCGCGCGCTGCTGCTGCACTTCGGCACGGCGAGCAAGGTGCGGGCAGCGGCGCTGGAGGATTTGCAACGTGCGCCCGGCGTGAGCGATGCGGTGGCCCGCAAGGTGTATGATTTCTACCATGCGGGGGGGTGA